In Bacillus toyonensis BCT-7112, a single window of DNA contains:
- the essC gene encoding type VII secretion protein EssC: MEQLLVLTYGDKVYKCTLHPNEQSIVSIGKEWTNDITNPCLEQEVELKWNNEVNAWMIQNQLIEFNKEFEIVKTKDVSLKIFISIIGTTKVFDIGTKHSLTISQNSFDDISITGANIDLMLSRETLYDSFNVNVYDGEVFHNYTRLKDSTMLEAGDQLYFDGVLVEIGSEDIQVLSSEDKVKSTLPILVESETNYQSGYPDYHRSPRIIYREPEEKMTIAKPSSMPSKPTEHLARIIAPALVMIVVTVLLAIFMKYGMFIIASIAMTLVTIIVSVTSYIKNLKQYKIDIVERDKSYREYIKQKTKDLHAESEKQRHALHYHNPNVEVIRNMAIQVNPRIYEKTMQHHDFLTFSVGTGQANTSFEIQFNEEEFSQTKDELIDIARELRQRYLSLEDVPVVTDLMNGPVGYIGQRFLVLEQLQLLVAQTALFHSYYDLQFITIFPEEEKEKWDWMRWLPHGSVRDINVRGFVYHDRSRDQVLNSLYQILKERKLKLDEKSSTNEKMYFAPHYVVLITDEKLILDHVVMEFFNDDPSQLGVSLVFVQDVMQSLPEHVKTVIDIRDAKQGNIILEQGELVNRQFKLNHVPKGFNLEDVSRALAPLNHLQNLKNSIPESVTFLEMYGVEKVKELNITSRWEKNAAHKSLAVPLGLRGKEDIVNLNLHEKAHGPHGLIAGTTGSGKSEIIQSYILSLAVNFHPYEVAFLLIDYKGGGMANLFKNLPHLLGTITNLDGAQSMRALASIKAELQKRQRLFGENDVNHINQYQKLYKEGLVSEPMPHLFLISDEFAELKSEQPEFMKELVSTARIGRSLGIHLILATQKPSGVVDDQIWSNSKFKLALKVQNTSDSNEILKTPDAAEITLPGRAYLQVGNNEIYELFQSAWSGADYVENKEDKEHLDATIYAINDLGQYEILSEDLSGLGSSKEVISVPSELDAVIGYIHDYAEINEIEALARPWLPPLPESVYLQDLHAIQFKEAWTKEKKPLKATVGLLDQPELQSQTPLTLDISKDGHVAVFSSPGYGKSTFLQSVIMDVTRQHSPEHLHVYLVDLGTNGLLPLKGLPHVADTITIDESEKCLKFVERLTQEMKNRKRLLSEYDVASIEMYEKASGKEIPHIIIAIDNYDAVKEAKFYESFEMIIMQIVRDGASLGIHTLISAGRQNALRIQLYNNIKIQTCLYMIDQSEVASIVGRSDIKVEETAGRALIKLESPTLFQAALPTKAEDELQQIQLLQQEANDMDREWDGERPKAIPMMPEVIDIATYRKNKDVTKALQAGRIPMGLDFANVEVVAHDIAVNDHLMIYSVDDSMGKQIVSSILSQLNKDYFESVTLVDTAEYSFVQYKDNVTHYIVDENEINMHAKYWMEVIRERAFELAQARQEGREIPAFTKQLIIMTNVEEFSKFVYLEMEDAATLIDLSRTVGIYFVLAGHHDYMDRNREALPMKMRSKLTAAIIAMPLNDQSIFNIKYISNEAPLGKDEVYYYQKGNIMKLKMPRVTNEVTV, from the coding sequence GAATTTGAGATTGTAAAAACTAAAGATGTGAGCTTGAAAATCTTTATCTCTATTATTGGCACAACTAAAGTGTTTGATATAGGAACGAAACATTCTCTTACAATTAGTCAAAACAGTTTTGATGATATTTCTATTACTGGGGCAAATATAGATTTAATGCTATCTCGTGAAACGCTGTACGATTCTTTTAATGTGAACGTATATGACGGGGAAGTATTTCATAATTATACAAGGCTAAAAGATAGCACTATGTTAGAAGCAGGAGACCAATTATATTTTGATGGCGTTTTAGTGGAGATAGGCAGTGAAGATATTCAAGTATTGTCTTCAGAAGATAAAGTGAAATCTACGTTACCTATTTTAGTAGAATCAGAAACGAATTATCAAAGTGGTTATCCAGACTATCATCGTTCACCACGTATTATTTACCGTGAACCAGAAGAGAAAATGACAATTGCAAAACCTTCAAGTATGCCGTCAAAACCGACTGAGCATTTGGCGAGAATTATTGCACCTGCCCTTGTCATGATTGTCGTAACAGTATTACTTGCTATCTTTATGAAATATGGAATGTTTATTATAGCATCCATTGCAATGACATTAGTAACGATTATTGTTTCTGTCACATCTTATATAAAAAATTTAAAGCAATATAAAATCGACATCGTTGAACGTGATAAAAGCTATAGAGAGTATATAAAACAAAAAACGAAAGATTTACATGCAGAAAGTGAAAAACAGCGTCATGCATTACATTATCATAATCCAAATGTTGAGGTTATACGTAATATGGCTATTCAAGTAAATCCTCGTATTTATGAAAAAACAATGCAACATCATGATTTCTTAACATTTAGCGTTGGTACAGGGCAAGCTAATACGAGTTTTGAAATTCAATTTAATGAAGAAGAATTTAGTCAAACGAAAGATGAATTAATTGATATAGCACGTGAACTAAGACAGCGTTATCTATCATTGGAAGATGTACCCGTTGTAACAGATTTAATGAATGGACCAGTCGGTTATATTGGCCAACGCTTCTTAGTGTTAGAGCAATTACAATTATTAGTTGCACAAACGGCTTTATTCCATAGTTATTATGACTTGCAGTTTATTACTATTTTTCCTGAAGAAGAAAAAGAAAAATGGGATTGGATGCGCTGGTTACCTCATGGAAGTGTTCGCGATATAAATGTACGTGGATTTGTATACCATGATCGTAGCCGTGATCAAGTGTTAAATAGTTTGTATCAAATATTGAAAGAACGAAAATTAAAACTAGACGAAAAGAGTTCAACTAATGAAAAAATGTATTTTGCACCGCACTATGTCGTTCTCATTACAGATGAAAAACTAATACTAGACCATGTTGTTATGGAATTCTTTAATGATGATCCGAGTCAATTAGGTGTATCACTTGTATTTGTACAAGATGTTATGCAAAGTTTACCGGAGCATGTGAAAACGGTAATAGACATAAGAGATGCAAAACAAGGGAACATCATCTTAGAGCAAGGAGAACTTGTAAACCGTCAATTTAAACTAAATCACGTACCGAAAGGGTTCAATTTAGAAGATGTTTCACGAGCATTAGCACCGTTAAATCATTTGCAAAACTTAAAAAATAGTATTCCAGAAAGCGTAACATTTTTAGAAATGTACGGCGTTGAAAAAGTAAAAGAACTGAATATCACAAGTCGTTGGGAGAAAAATGCAGCGCATAAATCTTTAGCTGTACCACTTGGATTACGTGGTAAAGAAGATATCGTAAACTTAAACTTACACGAAAAAGCACACGGACCACACGGATTAATAGCAGGTACAACAGGTTCAGGTAAATCGGAAATTATACAATCGTATATTTTATCTCTAGCAGTCAATTTCCACCCGTACGAAGTAGCCTTTTTACTAATTGACTATAAAGGCGGCGGAATGGCGAATTTATTCAAAAACTTACCGCATTTATTAGGAACAATTACGAACTTAGATGGAGCACAAAGTATGAGAGCGCTCGCATCAATTAAAGCTGAATTGCAAAAAAGACAACGCTTATTTGGGGAAAATGATGTAAACCATATTAATCAGTATCAAAAACTGTATAAAGAAGGCTTAGTAAGTGAACCGATGCCGCATCTATTTTTAATTAGTGATGAATTCGCGGAACTGAAGTCAGAACAACCAGAATTTATGAAAGAGTTAGTTTCAACAGCGCGTATCGGTCGTTCACTCGGAATCCATTTAATATTAGCTACGCAAAAACCGAGTGGTGTTGTAGATGATCAAATTTGGAGTAACTCGAAATTCAAACTAGCACTAAAAGTTCAAAATACGTCAGATAGTAATGAAATTTTAAAAACGCCGGATGCTGCTGAAATTACATTACCAGGGCGTGCTTACTTACAAGTTGGGAATAATGAAATTTATGAACTATTCCAATCAGCTTGGAGCGGGGCAGACTATGTAGAAAATAAAGAGGATAAAGAGCATTTAGACGCAACAATATATGCAATAAATGATCTAGGACAATATGAAATATTAAGTGAAGACTTAAGTGGACTTGGTAGTAGTAAAGAAGTAATAAGCGTACCATCTGAACTTGATGCTGTTATTGGCTACATTCACGATTACGCAGAAATAAATGAAATTGAAGCGTTAGCTAGACCGTGGTTACCACCACTTCCAGAAAGCGTATATTTACAAGACTTACACGCTATTCAGTTCAAAGAAGCATGGACGAAAGAAAAGAAACCATTAAAAGCAACAGTTGGTTTATTAGACCAGCCTGAATTGCAATCACAAACACCATTAACATTAGATATTAGTAAAGACGGACACGTAGCAGTCTTCTCAAGTCCAGGTTACGGAAAATCAACATTCTTACAATCAGTCATTATGGATGTAACTCGTCAGCATAGTCCGGAGCATTTGCATGTGTATTTAGTGGACCTTGGAACAAATGGTCTTCTACCTTTAAAAGGATTACCTCATGTAGCGGATACGATTACAATTGACGAATCAGAAAAATGTTTAAAGTTTGTTGAAAGATTAACTCAAGAAATGAAAAATCGTAAACGATTATTAAGTGAATATGACGTTGCGAGTATTGAAATGTATGAAAAGGCAAGTGGGAAAGAAATACCACATATTATTATTGCAATCGATAATTATGATGCAGTAAAAGAAGCAAAATTCTATGAGAGCTTTGAAATGATAATTATGCAAATTGTCCGAGATGGTGCTAGTTTAGGAATTCATACTTTAATAAGTGCAGGACGACAAAACGCACTTAGAATTCAATTGTACAATAATATTAAAATCCAAACTTGTCTATATATGATTGATCAGAGTGAAGTAGCTAGTATTGTAGGGAGATCTGATATAAAAGTGGAAGAAACAGCAGGAAGAGCGTTAATAAAACTAGAATCTCCTACATTATTCCAGGCTGCATTACCTACGAAAGCAGAAGATGAACTACAACAAATTCAATTATTACAACAAGAAGCAAATGATATGGATCGAGAATGGGATGGAGAACGTCCGAAGGCAATTCCAATGATGCCAGAAGTGATTGATATTGCTACGTATCGTAAAAATAAAGACGTTACAAAAGCTCTACAAGCAGGAAGAATTCCAATGGGGCTTGATTTTGCAAATGTAGAAGTTGTAGCTCATGATATTGCGGTGAATGATCATTTAATGATTTATAGTGTAGATGATAGTATGGGAAAACAAATTGTATCTAGTATCCTATCTCAATTGAATAAAGATTATTTTGAAAGTGTGACATTAGTGGATACAGCAGAGTATAGTTTCGTTCAATATAAAGACAATGTGACGCACTACATTGTAGACGAAAATGAAATAAATATGCATGCGAAGTATTGGATGGAAGTAATTCGCGAACGAGCTTTTGAATTAGCACAAGCAAGACAAGAAGGTAGAGAAATTCCTGCATTCACAAAACAACTCATTATCATGACAAATGTTGAAGAGTTTAGTAAATTTGTTTATTTAGAAATGGAGGATGCAGCGACTTTAATTGATTTATCTCGTACAGTAGGTATTTACTTTGTATTAGCAGGTCACCACGACTACATGGACCGAAATCGTGAAGCTCTACCTATGAAAATGAGAAGTAAACTAACAGCAGCAATTATCGCAATGCCATTAAATGATCAAAGTATCTTCAATATAAAATATATAAGCAACGAAGCGCCATTAGGTAAAGATGAAGTGTATTACTATCAAAAAGGGAACATAATGAAACTAAAAATGCCTAGAGTAACTAACGAGGTGACAGTATGA